A region of the Perognathus longimembris pacificus isolate PPM17 chromosome 7, ASM2315922v1, whole genome shotgun sequence genome:
GGTGGGCCCCGCAGACGTGGGTGGTCCCGTGGTCCCTGGTTGTGGCTGTGGCTTCCCCTTGCGTCTCCGAGAACCCAGGCCTGCCTTCTTGCTGTCCTTCCTGGCTGAGTTTCTGTTGGCGTTCTCCCTCCGGCCCtgacctcccttcctcctctcttgccCTGCAACAATGCCAACAGCAAGAAGAATCAACAAAAAGataagcagagggctggggatatggcctagtggcaagagtgcctgcctcgtatacatgaggccctgggttcgattccccagcaccacatatacagaaaatggccagaagtggcgctgcggctcaagtggcagagtgctagccttgagcaaaaagaagccagggacagtattcaggccctgagtccaagccccaggactggccaaaaacaaaaaacaaaaaacaaaaaaaaacacacaaaaagatgaGCAGAGATGCTGTGTCTCCCCAACAGCCCTACTGAGGAATAGCAAGGAGCTGGGCAGGGAGGCCATAGGGGAGGTGGCCAGCAGCTGCTTCGGAGGACCCTAAAGCCTGAGTCCTGAGAGAGGTTCTCAAGagtcttttccctccttcctcatcAGTGCATACCACACTGCCTCCTCTtccttggtttttgttgttgttgtttggtccatcatggggcttgaattcagggtctaggcattgtccctgagctattttgctcaaggctagtgctctaccactttgggccatacaccacttctggttttctggtgggtaattggagataaagaatctcacaaactttcctgcctgggttggcttcaaagggagattctcagatctcagcctcctgtgtagttaggatgacaggcgcgagccaccagcttCCTCAGACCTTGGAGACCCCAAGGACCAAGCGCACTTTCACAGGACAGGCAGGATGGGCCCcactcctaccccccccccacctctgggcCCAGATTAGGAGCAGTAGGCATCTTCACAGGTGTTTGAATCCTTACCTGTCTCTAGGgttcagcccccctccccctcccatctgaCGGAGGGCCCTGGCAGTGTGGGTAGCACCCAGACATGGGGAAAGTGCAGGGATCTCCCACCACACCGCATCCTAGAGGCTCTGCTCTCAGGTCCCCAGTTTGACAGCATGGGGCTGCGTGGAGCTGTGTCTATTTCGGCAACTGGCAAGGAAGAAGCTACTGGACCCAGGGGAGGCAGAGGCCACAGCTCACCCTCAGGACACGGCGTCCTCCGCACCGTGCACCTCCGCATCTCCTTGGTGTCAGAGCAGGTGGCATGGTCCCCACCAGGAGCATAGAGCACCCTGCGCGTCCGCTCCTCAGTGCCCTTCCGGAAACCACAGAGCTTCTTCTTCTTGGAGCAGGGCCCCCACGGGGACCACTCGCTCATTTCACATTGCGCTGGTacaagagggaaaagggaagtagAAAGAGGAGGGGGCTCTCCTGGCCTATAGTCCCCCAAGGAACCCCATGTACTTGCCCACTGCCTGGGCTTCAGACTggactgtgagtgtgtgtgcgtgtgtgaatgcatgggtcctggggcttgaactcaggacctgagctctgtccctgagtttctttctgctcaaggctagtgctctaccacttgaaccacagctctatttctgattttctttttttgagtaattaattggagagaagaatctcatggactttcctgccttggctggctttgaaccacaatccccagatctcagccttctgagtagctaatatttcAGGTATGGGCCACCGGAGCCTGGCTTCAGACTGGAACATTTCTAGCCCGGATGGCCCAAAGACTCAGAAAAATTCCAGGAGGTATGCATATGATGGGAAGCTTTCTCCTCCAAGCTCCTCCCTCGCCCCTCTGCCCTCTGCATGTGTCCCCATGGTGCTTACCAGGACTGCTACACTCCAGGGTGCCGTTGGCTGGGGTGGAGCCCTCTGGACAGGAAGGATAGCAGCGGCCCTTGTGTAAGTACAGGCCTTCCTGGCACTTGGTGCAGAAGTTGTGGCTGAAGCAGGCCTCACAGTGCTCGATCTTGCATTCTGAGGATGGGACTAGACTTGGGTCTGGCCCAGCTCAGGGTGGGCCATGACctcttatccccagccccaatgcctGCCCACCTACCCACCTAGAGGCCAGATCTTGACCCagagtgtttgttgttgttgtttgttgtcagttgaggggcttgaactcagggcctgggcactattcctgagctcttttgctcaaggccagtgctctaccacttgagccacagctccgcttcccattttctggtggttaattggagataagagtctcacagacattcctggctttgaacctcaatcctcagatctcagcctcctgagcagctaggattacaggagtgatggtcaccagcacccagcttgacctAACTCTGACTAACTCTGACTAACTGGAGTATtcagagaagaaagaacagtagGGGCATGTAGGTGAAGGGGGTGCTTTTGAGGGCTGGCTGGGAATCTTGCCACCAGCAGCCAATCCAAACCCAAATCCAATCCCAGGCTCAGGAACCCAAGGTGAGGCCCAGCTGAGACAGTTTCAGAGGAAGTTGGGGGGGGGCACTGCGGAGGAGGGGCAGGGGTAGAAAGGGGTATGCTCTGGGTTTGGGAGTGGGAAGCCACAATCAGCATATCACAGCATCCTAGGGCCCCCTAACCACAGTGGAACCGAGGAGCTGAACAGCCTCCAGGGAGCGGCCTTGCGGGCACCTTTCCCCTACTGCTGAACATCTACCACAACCCAATTCTCCTTCCCCTCTTGTCTAGAGCAGAAAGAATCTGCTTGGAGAAGCGGGAGTAATCCCAGGGCAAATTCCTCTCCCAGTTCAAGGCTGAGTTCCAGGAACCCCCTTGGTTGGACTCTCAggttcctccctgcctccctcttgcCAGTTCCCTCCTTTGGGGGAGCTGGTCTATGCAGGGCTTGGCTGAGAACAAGCAGGCCTTCCACCATCTCTCCCTTCCCAGACTGTGGGCAAGGCTGGCTTCTTCCCAGTCTTTGGCACCTTAAGCCCAAGCTCAGTCTCCCAAGCACTGGCACGGCCAAGAACCCCTTTTCTCCAATGCCCTTAAGACCCAAAGGGTAAACTCCTAGGTCTACCTCCATCCTCTCaagcccccaccctgccctcccctgcagtCTAATCTCCACATCATGATGGTTTCTGATTTCTGATTGGTGGGCTTGGTGGCCAGTAAAATACAAACCAAAATCATGACAGCAACTACCATTTACCGAGTACCAGACACCAAGAGCTTCATAGGTGCATTCCCGCAGCATTCTCCCTGGTGGGAGAAACTCATGCTCCCATTTTAGAAGTGGGtgttgagaggctgaggcagtctCCAGGTACAACAATGGACTTGTAGCCAAGCTGGGGTCAGAGCCCAGTCAGCAAAGTTGGGCTCCATCCACTCTTCTCTGGGCTTCTTCCTCCAGAGGTCGTGGTGAGGCCCTACTGGCCTGAGATTTGCGAGGGTCACATACACCCCCAAGCACTGAGTGGACAGAGGGGCGCTGCCATCAGTCATCTGGGTGAGATGACCGTGTGTCTCCAGGTCTGGCATGGGGATGCAGTTACAGAAGTGAGATGGAGACAGGCTGCATGTGCCTTGGAGCCTGTAGAACTATAGTGGGGTGGGAAAGCAGAGCCTGAAGACTGGAGACAGGGTGGGGAGAGTCTTCCTACCCCAAGTTGGACTTCCATGGACCTAAAAGAGGACTTCCAGCAGAAGTGGGTGGGATGGGGTGACTTGGGGGCGTCTCAGAAGCATCTTAGTGGCTGCAGGACAGAGGGAGGGTTGGGGAACCACGCGAGGGCTGGAGGACAGGTGGCCAGGCAATTGCCGTGGCCCAGCAGGGAGGTGTTGGAGGCCTGGGTAAGATGATGactgggagggtgggagggaggtggaAGACAGGACTTGATTATTGGCTGGGTGGATAAAGGGAGCTTGGCACCAATGAGAGGTTGGCGATCAGGTCTGTGGCTTGAGTGATAAGTTGGGACACTGGGAATCACTCGTGGGACTAGAAGCGTGTGGCAGGAAGAGATGGAATTCAGGTTTGTACACAATTAGAAGCAGGGGGAGGGGTGTCTGGGATCTATCTGGCCAGCAGTCCAATATTTGAATCAAGAACTTGGTCtcaaatgagctatacaacttgtgggtgggatgggagtcagaactgggagagaggaagggaaggggtgacattgcccaaaaagaaatgtactcatgggcctggtgccagtggcgcatgcctgtaaccctagctactcaagtggctgagatctgaggatcatggtttaaagccagtgtaggcaggaaagcccatgagactcttctctccaattaaccaccagaaaactggaagtggagctgtggctcaaagtggtagtgtgctagccttgagctggagagctcagggatagagcccaggctctgagttcaaaccccatgactgaccaaaaagagaaTGTGTTTGTTACCTGGCTTATGTACCTATGGCCCCTCTGTACGTCTCCTTTAAAAAAGAACTTCATCTCTTATCCTCAACGTAGCTGTCACTGGGTGCCAACAGTTCACAGCAAGCCCACCTGAAACCTgggccccttctccttccccgcccccccctcccgcacTCGGCACTGCTCTCTAGCCCCGCCCACACTCACTGATGCACTTGTTCATGTCGGGGTTGCGGGCATCGAAGTATCCAGGCGGGCAGGACGGCAAGCAGACGCCCACCTGGCGGATGTCGTTCCTCTCCAGCAGGATGAAGAGCTTGGGTGAGCACTTGAGGCAGCCGTTGACCTCCGAGCAGAGCTCACAGCCTTTGGTACAGGCCTGGCTTCCCTCTGCACTGACTGCAGGTACAACATGGGTGAGAAGGTGGCTGCAGGGGAGGGTTCCTCTCCCCAGGCTCCcacaggaagggggggagggaggtttcATTGTACAGAGGGAATGTGCATGGGCCACGCTGTCAGCTTTCAGGGATGAAGGGagtgtgtggagtgtgtgtatactggggcttgaacttagggcctgagctctgccccttgctttttcactcaaggcttcagCAGAGTGGACTCAAGCTCAGGCTGCAGATCTCACTAGACCTGGAGCCAAGCTCCCAGTCTGTAAGTCTAAGTACAATAATGCATCTActcagaaagagggaggggaggatgtgTCTCCTAGATGGGTGCCTGTAGGCGTGTGTCCTCCAGGGCTGACTTCTGATTCCAGGGCAGAAGAGGAAGGGTTAAGGAAAGCAGCTGGGACAAGAGAGGGGAATAACAATCACAATcagtaatagggctgggaatgtggcttggtgggtgagtgcttgcctggcatgcacaaagccctgggttcaattctttagtactacagaaaaagccagaagtggcaccgtggctcaagtggtagagcaaaagaatctcagggacagtgcctaggccccgagttcaagccccaggactggaaacacacacacacacacacacacacacacacacactcacacacacacacagagtaataatCATAATAACACAGCTTAGTTCTAAGTACTAGCATTAGTATCCTATTCTGTGGCAAGTATTGTCAGACAAGTAACCAATCATCTCATCTTTTCAATAAGCCACAGGTAAGACTATTGATATTCATATTAGTAATCCTCATTTGTAGAAATGGAGATTCAATTACTCCACCATGATTTCTCAGCTGCTGTGTTTCAGACAGAGGGAACACAGAACACAGGTTGATGTAGCTAGGGGCTGATGTCTCACCCctttaattgtagctactcatgaggcttaaatctggaggatcatagttttccAAGCCACTAGAAAAGTCTGAGAaccatctctaaccagcaaaaggccaggctggaggcatggctcaagtggtaaagtacctgcctagtgagcatgaggtcctgagttcaaactctaggatcTCCAATGAATCCCTCCATTACTGAGTTTTCTCTAAACTCACTGTGGAAACAAATGCTTCCTCTGGGCTCTCATGCTGTCATGACTGGCGTGAGCCAGGCGGCCTCTGGAAGCCCTTTGTGGCTACATGGCCATAGCTGACCCCTCCTTACCATTTTGGTGAAGGATAGACTTGCAAAGGCCTTTGCAGAACCCCTCTGCCCACTGCCCAGCACTCCTTTGGTGCTGTCATGGGCACTAACAGGCAAAATATGGTGTACTCTGGGCTCTGAAACTAGCTACACATGCTTGGAGCCTGGGAATGGGTGGCTAGATAGGAGCTGAGGAGGGAAAAATGAACTGAGAAAAGAAGAGGGATTGCTTTCCTTCAAGGAAGTATCTCCAACCCACAGAAAGGAGTTCAGACATGGGTAGAAATGGGTTCTAAGGATGGCAAAGGTGGATCCAGAAAATTCCCAGGGGAGAACTCAACGGAAGCTGGTGCAGTGGAGGTCATCCAAACCTCCAGCATTTGGGAGCTTGGGAGGAGAGCAggagtttgggggtggggtgtgtgtgtgtgtgtgtgtgtgtgtgtgtgtgtgtgtgtcagtattagggcttgaattaagAACCTAGCTTGGGAGGAGAGCAGGAGTTtgggtgtgcgtgtgcatgcacgcgcgctcgcgccagtattagggcttgaattaagaacctaggcactgtcccttagctttttcactcaaggctgccattctaccacttgagtcatttctGGTTTCATAGTTCCACTTCAGcctcttagtggttaattgaaaaggtgagtctcacagactttctttttcaggcttgctttaaactgagatcttctgatctcagcctcttaagtagattACAGGAATAAGACATCAACACCCTGCTTTtatctttatgttttttttttttctgagactgggtctcactatgtagctcaagctggcctcaaatgtgAGATctcttatgaaactgtaacccctctgtacatcacctttataataataagtaaaaaaaagtaatctacatcttcctgcttcagtctcagcccgttgctaagattacaagtgtgcaccatcATATTTGGTTTAGGAATTGTcaatcccaggccagcctgggaaaatctTGTCTCAACAAAATGTAAGTCATGgttagaggtatagctcaattggtagagcaccacctgtctagcaagtgtgaagccctgagttcaaacctcagtagggTCTCCCTCctccaaggggaaaaaataactcCAAGGGGGAATAACTAGATCTGAAACAAGAGGAGGGAAAGAGCAGACACATGGAAGATATTCACAGGTAGAATCCACAAGATTAGGCAATGCACCAGATGTAGGGGTAAGGGTCAGGGCAAAGCAAAGGTCAAGGTGACTTTGAGACATTGGACCTGTGCAATATGACAGctgttcttccttgctgatgcaAGGACCCCATAGGAAGGGTGggcttgggtggggagggggtgatggTCAGCATGAGCAGGCTATGAGGCTCCTGTGGGACACCCCCAGAGAACAGTGTCAGTCAGGATGTTGAACACAGAAATGGTCTTGTTGGAGCTAGACACATGAAAGCAGCCATCAAAAGCAAGTGAACTTTGAGATGGCACAGACAGTGGGTACGGAGGGTGGGAGAGACAAAGCCAGAGAAAGAGAGGCCAACTAGGAGTGAAAGAAGAGGCCATGGAGAAGGACATCTCATCATGGAAGCCAGTTAACGAAAGAGTGTGGTCTTCACATTCCAGCTGCTCTGAGATGTCCAGTAAGGAATGGGGAGCGCACAGGTCTACAACCCAGGGCAGTTTCAGTGGTGGGACCAGGGGAGGGGTGGTACAGCAGGCAGTGGCTGAGGAggtaaaggaagggagggaatagAGAAAGGAAGTAGTGCCATCTTCTTCAAGAAGTTGGCTGTGGAGCAGACAACTTGGGGGTTGGGCATGTGGTTGTTGCTGGCTGGATTgctgggaggggaagggcagtggCAGGATGAAGCTGTGTGGTGAGAGGAGGCTCAGGATGAGCCTCAGTGACATGCGCATTGGGCAGAGAAGCAGCAGGAGAGCTtggaaaggaagctcagggagaggACAGAGAGTGGAGATAGAAACCAGGTTGAAAAGGGAATTCTTCAGGGGCCAGAGGAAGCCAAGACTGGTGAGTCCCAAAGTGGGTTAGTGATTCTAAGAAGGGCAGCGTAAATGGAGTAGGTGAGAGCCAAACAAACCCCGGGGAGCTGAGGACTGGGTACAGATGGGTGTGAAATATGATCCCAAGACCTAGAGGCAGGCACACTGATGGAATGAAGATGGGAGGATATGAGATCAAAAGAcagagctcaggggctggggatatagcctagtggcaagagtgcctgcctcggatacacgaggccctaggttcgattccccagcaccacatatacagaaaacggccagaagcggcgctgtggctcaagtggcagagtgctagccttgagcgggaagaagccagggacagtgctcaggccctgagtccaaggcccaggactggccaaaaaaaaaaaaaaaaaaaaagacagagctcaggccaggcgctggtggctcatgcctataatcctagctattaagaaggctgagattgggctggggatatggcctagtggcaagagagcttgcctcgtatacatgaggccctgggttcgattccccagcaccacatatacagaaaacggccagaagtggcgctgtggctcaagtggcagagtgctagccttgaacaaaaggaagccagggacagtgctcaggactggcaaaaaaaaaaaaaaaaaaaaggctgagatataatgatcacagtttgaagcaagtccaggagactcttacctccaaataacaaaccaacaagctggaagtacagctgtggcccaagtggtagagtgctagacttgagcagaaagctcagggacagcacccaggctctgagttcaagccctaggactccttgcatgcatgtgtgcatgcacgcatgcgcacacacacatgcacgccgACTTGGAAATGGAGCTCAGAGATGGGCAGGGGCTAGGGTTCAATGGGTAAAAGTATGTTTATAGATGGggcctgggggctcacacctgtaatcctagttactcaggaggctgagatctgaggatcccagttcaaagccagcctaggcaggacccTATTCCACTGAAGAGAAGAGGGACTACAGAAAGCTCCCGCCTGCTGCTTCCATGATGGGTGGCCACACGCTGGGGATGTGCTCAGGTGCCCATAGCCTGGTGAAGAGGCTGGGTGGGCTCAGCGAGGAGGTAGGGCAGAGAGAGGACGTGAAGCCTCCTTCCTGACTTTATATACAGCATGGCCACCCAACTGGCTCCTTCTTGGCTCCCAAGCCCTTtgcttcccagcccccttctctaAGCAGGCTGggtcttccttccatcttccttacCATCAACCCAGGACACACCCTTGTCCAGTTGCTGTTGCTATAATGAGCTTTGCCCAGAGTGTCTCAGCCAGGCCAACCCTGAAGGACGAACAACTTCGGGATCACAGTTCCTCCTCCCCAAAGTCCTCAATTCTTCCAACTCCCAACTCATCTGCCATCTCTGGGCATCTCTCTGTAGCCAAAAATctgatggtggctcaagcctgtaatcatagctactcagtaggctgagatctgagaatcactgtttgaagccaactccaagcaggaaagtccatgagactcttcaattaatcacagaaaaagctggaagtggttctgtggctcaagtggtagagtgctagccttgagcaaaatggtgctcagggacagcacccaggcccagaattcaagcctcaggactggccaacaaagaaagagaaaacaggaaaaaaaatcggATGGGCATCATATCCCTGTCCAAAACCATCAACGGCTCTCTATTACCTGCAAGAAAGTAACACTCAGCTAGCTCCTTATCGGTTCTGAACAACTTCTTGTGAACAAATTTCTTCCTATCTCACCCCTCAACCCTACTCCTCAGCAATATCTGCTTTTGTTCTCTGCACACATCACACTTTGCCCAAGTTGAAACCTTTGGCCTTGAATTTGTGGCCTCTCCCTGAGCCTAACTTCCTtaagactcaaaaccaaagtcaTGAAGTCTTCCCTGATTTTACCACCCTGCAAGTCCAAATTTAGAATTACTCTGTGTTCCTATACCCTTGGTAGTACTAGAATCTATCATAACAGACATCACTTtatatcttgtgtgtgtgtgtgtgtgtgtgtgtgtgtgtgcatgtgtgcgtgcatgtgctagtcctggggcttgaacttagggcctgggtactgtccctaagattcttttgctcaaagctaacactctaccacttgagctacagatccacttctggctttgttttttatttttgttgtgtggGGTTTTTTCTAGTActttttttggaaataagagttttctgcctggtctggctttgaaccaggatcctcagatctcagcctcttgagtagctaggattacaggcatgaagccacCAGCCACTTGGCTTACTTTATATCATTGGTATCTGATAATATGTCTTCTTCTCACACGAGATGGGTATTTGGAGGGACAGACTATCTTGTTTCTGAATGGGGGCCTCTGCAGGGAAGGGCTGAGGCTGTTAGGGGAAGGGGCTCACAGGAGACAGAGTTGAGAATATAGTGAATGTCAGATGAAGAGGCTCAGTGAAGGGCAAGGTGTGTGTACAGAACTCAATGAGAGCTCACGACAGTGTGGGAACAGGGCTTGAGACTCGGTGGATGGGGGTCTAGCTCTCTAGGGGGATCTTGTAGGAGAGCAGAGTTACACTGGAACCTCAGAGAGGAGACCCAGGATGACAGCTGGCCCTTTCTTGGGAGCAGGAGCTATTGCTGGGGCCTTCTGGTACCTAGGTCCATCTACTACACACTCAGCATCCCTGGCATGGCCCCTGGGCAGATCCAGGAATCTCTAGATCAACTGTGGGTTTAGGTTAAAGCCTTGCTTTCCTCCCCAAGACAGAGGCTTCCTTTCAGAAAGGCTATTTGCCCCCACATCCTTCACTGCAGCTGGATTGTGTACCCCCAGATTGAAACCTCTTAGCAGCTCATCACTCATACAGCTCAGGCAAGGACAAATCCAGAGCTCCTCAGCTAGGAAAGGACAGAGAACATCCGGCTCTCACCTCTGCCCAGGTGTGCAGCATCATCAGGCCCCTTGGCTCAGCTGGAACTGAGCCCAGTTAGCACTGTGAGGTTTTGAGTgcttggtgctgggtgctggcctCTAGCTTCAGAGCATTGGAGCTGGAGGGAGCTCTGCATCTAAATCAGCTCTCCCATTCTTCCAAGGGGGACTCCATTTCCTGATCAGACACTCTAGGCCTCTTCCAGATCCTCTGGGCTTTCCTAGTCCCCAGGTTCCTCCTGTCACAGGGCCTGAGACTTGTGGATGGTCCCCATCACCACGGGGCTCTTCTAGATCCATCCTGGCCCCTCACCCTGCTCTGGCTGCTTCTCAAATGAACATTTTCTGAAGGACCCAGGAAGTGGCAGGAGATTCAGGGGGGAAAAGGACTCAGATGCAAACATTGTGAGAGATAGGAAGGGGCATGAAGGGCCCCCTTTGGAGGGAGTCAGGGCTCAGAGAAGAAATGTGGGGGGGAAGGCAGGATGTAGCAGAGGGGTGCTGAAATCAGATAGAAGAGTACTCCGGAGTACTCAGTGCAAGggcaagggagaagggaggggggctcAGTGAGGTACAGCGGCTGCTGAGGGGGTAAGGGTGGGGATAAGGTGAAGGGGTGAGGGCCAGAGAGAGGAGCAGGAGCTTTCTAAGCATAAAAGCACTTGGGAAGGTCCCCAGTaagtgaagaggaaaaggagacttCACCAGGGATGTTCACAACTCAGAGCCAAAGGGAGGTTTTTAACTTCACCATCCATCAGACTCCAagatcagattttatttttttatccaaaACCGGTATAAAGCTCAGGATTAGAGAACTGGATAATGGGACTTGAATGTGGGGACTTGCACTTGCTATGTAATCTTTCTACTACTTCAGTCACATCTCCAAGTCCCTCATTTGTTTGACaagcatgcctgaggccctgggtttggtcctccacaaacaaatcaaaacaagacaTGTCTATCATTTCATGTGAGATGTACGATATTCCAAATTGCCTTTGTAGTTTTACTGTATTCATTGACTTCCCTTTCTTGTGGCTatatggggatttgaactcagagctttgtacttagcaaacactctaccacatgggccacagCCCCAGTGTGGATTCTAGCTTTACAACTGTGATTGTTATGATCATTAAATAACAAGGACGGCCTAACAGCATTCACCCTTAGGCCTCCCCAGCCTTGATTCACCCTGATTCTCGCTGCACCTGTGTCCCCCCTTCTCCTCAACCTAAGCTTTTACCATCACCACACCATACCACGGACAAAGTGGGTACATCAAAGTGCTACGTTAAAGttaggagctggtagctcacacctgcaatcctagtgcctcaggaagctgagatgtgaggatcgtggttcagaaaCAGTGtgaaaaggaaagtccatgagactcgtctccaatgaactatcagaaagctggaagtggagctgtggcttaagtggtagagtactagctttgagtgaaaagggacagtacccaggccctcggttcaagccccagtgccagcacataaaaacaaaaagttacatTTACATGGCTACTTCAGGACACAGGCCTTACTGATGCCTAGGTTATGACCTTTTTAGTTCCGCtcacttgaacccaggactgaTGGCTGCTAGTTCAGGCCAGTGTGGGTTCCTGTGAGCATAGGTGGAAACACTTGTTTCCACTCATGCACATTGCATGAGTGTAGACTTTCTCCCTCACTGGCTTGATCGCTTGTTcactctctctcaatctctctctcaaaCAGAGGAGACTGATTACACACCACTAAACTACATCTGGCCTGTGAAGTCTAAAACACTGTCCCTaacagagaagggaggaaaatcaAGGCCTTGCTGCTGATTGAACCTAACCGTTTCTAATTGTTTGTTAAGCCAGGGATTTTCAGCTTCACCAATTCTCTGAGCTTCTGTCCAGGGCTGAGTTCTGACCTCCGCTGCTGCTCCTGGGGAGACCCAACAAAACTCCATGGCTTTTCAGCCTCCCCTGGCTCAAGTCAGGGAAAAGAGAAGTGAGAGGGAGCGGGGCAAGACTTCAGGAAGACTTCCTGCCTGCTGGCACAACATTGCTTTGTAGGGGAATGTTGAAAGAGagtgggagggctgggggggaatCCAGAGGGCTCCACCCCACTCCCCAGCAAGGGCTGCTCATGAACATGGCCACTCCCATCACATAAATGGCTAGATCCCATCACTGAAAATACTGAGCACATGGaacgtggtggtggtgggggggtggcagCAGGTTAATCTTGAACTTTATCAAGCTCTGTTTAAGAAAactgtaagccaggtgctggtagcttatgcctataatctaaactactcaggaggctgtgaggaccctggtttgaatccagcctgggcagacaaatttgatagactcttacctccaattaagcagaaagtggaggcatggctcaagaggcagaacaccagccttgagtagaaaagccaagtaaaagagagtgtaagttcaagcctcagttctggcacacgcacatgcacgcatgcacgcacacacgcacatgc
Encoded here:
- the Rspo1 gene encoding R-spondin-1; its protein translation is MRLGLCVVALVLSWVHLAVGNRGIKGKRHRRISAEGSQACTKGCELCSEVNGCLKCSPKLFILLERNDIRQVGVCLPSCPPGYFDARNPDMNKCIKCKIEHCEACFSHNFCTKCQEGLYLHKGRCYPSCPEGSTPANGTLECSSPAQCEMSEWSPWGPCSKKKKLCGFRKGTEERTRRVLYAPGGDHATCSDTKEMRRCTVRRTPCPEGQERRKGGQGRRENANRNSARKDSKKAGLGSRRRKGKPQPQPGTTGPPTSAGPT